The window TAGGCACGCTGTCGCCTTGGGCCAGCAAGGCCACCGAACTGCTGCGCGGCGCCGGCCTGCCGGTGAAGCGGGTCGAGCGCGGCCTGCGCATCGACCTGGTGGGCTGGCCGGACGAGGCCGCCGCGCAGGCGGCATTGGCGAAGTCGTTGCACGACCCGATGACGCAGTCGCTGCTGGAGGCGCGCGACGCCGGTGCGGAGCTGTTCGCGGCGCAGCCCGCGGGCGAGGTCGAGGTGATCCCGCTGGCGCAGCTGGAGGCGGCCAACGCGCGCCTCGGGCTGGCGCTGGCCGACGACGAAATCGACTACCTGCGCATGCGCTATGCGGAGCTGGGCCGCGACCCGCACGACATCGAGCTGATGATGTTCGCGCAGGCCAATTCCGAGCACTGCCGGCACAAGATCTTCAACGCCAGCTGGACCATCGACGGCCAGCCGCAGCCGCTTTCGCTGTTCAAGATGATCAAGAACACGCAGGCGCAGACGCCCGAGCACGTGCTGTCCGCCTACAGCGACAATGCGGCGGTAGTGGAAGGCTACGCCGCCTCGCGCTGGCGGCCCGACCCGGCGACCCAGCAGTACCACAGCGAGCCGGCCACCGACAGTGCGTTCTGCATCAAGGTCGAAACCCACAACCACCCGACCGCGATCGCGCCGTTCCCTGGCGCCTCCACCGGCGCCGGCGGCGAGATCCGCGACGAGGGCGCTACCGGCCGCGGCGGTCGCCCGAAGGCCGGCCTTGCCGGCTTCTCGGTCTCGCACCTGCGTATCCCGACCCTGCCGCAGCCGTGGGAGGGCGCGCGCGCGCTCAACCCGCGCATGGCCTCGGCCTTCGAGATCATGCTCGACGGCCCGCTGGGCGCGGCGGCGTTCAACAACGAGTTCGGCCGGCCCAACCTGACCGGCTATTTCCGCAGCTTCGAGCTGCACGAAGGCGACGGCCTCACCCGCGCCTACGACAAACCCATCATGCTGGCCGGCGGCCTCGGCGCGATGGACCGCGGGCAGGTCGAGAAGCTGCGGCTTTCGCCGGGCGACGCGGTGATCGTGCTCGGCGGCCCGGCGATGCTGATCGGCCTCGGCGGCGGCGCGGCCAGCTCGGTGGCGTCCGGCGATTCCGCCGAAGACCTCGATTTCGCCTCGGTGCAGCGCGACAACCCGGAGATGGAGCGGCGCGCGCAGGAAGTCATCGACCGCTGCGTGGCGCGCGGCGTAGACAACCCGATCCTGTGCATCCACGACGTCGGCGCGGGCGGCCTGTCCAACGCCATCCCCGAACTGCTGCACGACTCCGGCGTCGGCGGCGTGATCGATCTCGGCCAGGTGCCGAAGGACGATCCGTCCCTCTCGCCGATGCAGCTGTGGTGCAACGAGTCGCAGGAGCGCTACGTGCTGGGCGTGGCCCAGTCGCGCGTGGCCGAGTTCGCCGCGCTGTGCGCGCGCGAACGCTGCCCGTTCGCGGTGGTCGGCACCGCCACCGCCGAGGAACACCTGCGGGTGGGCTACGACGGCCAGGCGCCGGCCATCGACCTGCCGATGGACGTGCTGTTCGGCAAGCCGCCGAAGATGCACCGCGACACCGCGCATCCCGCGCCGCCGCGCTGGCCGCAGGCGGAAACCGACGCGCTCGACCTGCGCGAGGCCGGCCTGCGCGTGCTCGCCCATCCGTCGGTCGCCGCCAAGTCCTTCCTCATCACGATCGGCGACCGCAGCGTCGGCGGCCTCACCGCACGCGACCAGATGGTCGGTCCGTGGCAGATGCCGGTGGCCGACTGCGCGATCACGCTCTCGGGTTTCGACGGCTTCACCGGCGAGGCGATGAGCGTCGGCGAACGCACCCCGCTCGCCCTGCTGGACGCCGCCGCTTCGGCGCGGATGGCGGTGGGCGAGGCGATCACCAACCTGATCGCCGCGCCGGTGGAATCGCTCAACCGCATCAAGCTGTCCGCCAACTGGATGGCCGCCGCCGGCCACGCCGGCGAGGACGCGCGCCTGTTCGACGCGGTGAAGGCGGTGGGCATGGAGCTGTGCCCCGAACTCGAACTCGGCATCCCGGTCGGCAAGGATTCGCTGTCGATGCAGGCGCAGTGGTCGAGCGACGGCGTGGCGCAGAAGTCCGTGTCGCCGGTGTCGCTGGTCGTCTCGGCGTTCGCGCCGGTGGTCGACGTGCGCGGCCAACTCACCCCGCTGCTGCGGCGCGACGTCGAATCCGAACTGTGGCTGCTCGGCCTCGGCGGCGGCCGCCAGCGCATGGGCGGCTCGGTGCTGGCCCAGTGCCACCCCGAAGCCACGTCTTTGTCAAAGGCGAGCGGTGCGGCATTGCCCGCATTCGGCGGCGAAGCGCCCGACCTCGACGACCCGCAGCGCCTGCGCGCGCTGTTCGAACTGATCCGCGACGCGCGCGAGGACGGCCTGCTGCTGGCCTACCACGACCGCTCCGACGGCGGCGTGTTCGTCGCGCTGTGCGAGATGGCGTTCGCTTCCCACCTCGGCCTCGACATCCGCCTCGACGGCTGGGGCGACGGCCGCACCGGCGACCCGCTGCGGGTGCTGTTCAACGAGGAGCTGGGCGCGGTGGTGCAAGTGCCGACGGAGGAACGCGCCGCGTTCGCCGACCTGGTGGCCCGCCACGGCCTGATCGAATGCGCGCAGCGCATCGCGGTGCCGACCACCGCGCCGATGGTGCGCATCGCCGACGGCGACGAGGAACTGGCGCAGTGGCGCTGGGACGAGCTGTTCGATGCCTGGTGGTCGGTGACCCACGCGATGCAGAAGCTGCGCGACAACCCGGACTGCGCCGACAGCGAACGCGAATCCGCGCGCCGCTTCGATGCGCCGGGCCTGCAGCCGGTGTTGGCGTTCGACGCCGCCGAGGACGTGGCCGCGCCGTTCGTTTCGACCGGCGCGCGGCCGAAGGTCGCGATCCTGCGCGAGCAAGGCGTCAACAGCCAGATCGAAACCGCCTACGCGTTCGACCGCG is drawn from Thermomonas brevis and contains these coding sequences:
- the purL gene encoding phosphoribosylformylglycinamidine synthase, which gives rise to MIVLEGAPALSPFRRDRLQARLQTLAPGLRIAGAWHGYWIDPETGATPDAAALRRILQAEAGYAAAEAGAVSRFVVPRLGTLSPWASKATELLRGAGLPVKRVERGLRIDLVGWPDEAAAQAALAKSLHDPMTQSLLEARDAGAELFAAQPAGEVEVIPLAQLEAANARLGLALADDEIDYLRMRYAELGRDPHDIELMMFAQANSEHCRHKIFNASWTIDGQPQPLSLFKMIKNTQAQTPEHVLSAYSDNAAVVEGYAASRWRPDPATQQYHSEPATDSAFCIKVETHNHPTAIAPFPGASTGAGGEIRDEGATGRGGRPKAGLAGFSVSHLRIPTLPQPWEGARALNPRMASAFEIMLDGPLGAAAFNNEFGRPNLTGYFRSFELHEGDGLTRAYDKPIMLAGGLGAMDRGQVEKLRLSPGDAVIVLGGPAMLIGLGGGAASSVASGDSAEDLDFASVQRDNPEMERRAQEVIDRCVARGVDNPILCIHDVGAGGLSNAIPELLHDSGVGGVIDLGQVPKDDPSLSPMQLWCNESQERYVLGVAQSRVAEFAALCARERCPFAVVGTATAEEHLRVGYDGQAPAIDLPMDVLFGKPPKMHRDTAHPAPPRWPQAETDALDLREAGLRVLAHPSVAAKSFLITIGDRSVGGLTARDQMVGPWQMPVADCAITLSGFDGFTGEAMSVGERTPLALLDAAASARMAVGEAITNLIAAPVESLNRIKLSANWMAAAGHAGEDARLFDAVKAVGMELCPELELGIPVGKDSLSMQAQWSSDGVAQKSVSPVSLVVSAFAPVVDVRGQLTPLLRRDVESELWLLGLGGGRQRMGGSVLAQCHPEATSLSKASGAALPAFGGEAPDLDDPQRLRALFELIRDAREDGLLLAYHDRSDGGVFVALCEMAFASHLGLDIRLDGWGDGRTGDPLRVLFNEELGAVVQVPTEERAAFADLVARHGLIECAQRIAVPTTAPMVRIADGDEELAQWRWDELFDAWWSVTHAMQKLRDNPDCADSERESARRFDAPGLQPVLAFDAAEDVAAPFVSTGARPKVAILREQGVNSQIETAYAFDRAGFDAFDVHMSDLIAGRFDLKDFHGFAACGGFSYGDVLGAGRGWATSILERPALRDMFAAFFARDSSFSLGICNGCQMMAQLRDIIPGAEHWPTFQRNASEQYEARLALLEIGESPSVFLRGMAGSRIPVAVAHGEGRAVFADVIDQGAVDVAARYVEGGRIADSYPANPNGSPDGIAGVASRDGRATLLMPHPERTLRSANFSWAPADWPEDSPWQRMFRNARVWVG